AAAGTCATTCACCTTAGCCAGCCATGCGCGTTTATACGGGGTAAACACGCTGTACATGCCGCCGGTTTTTGTGAGCACTTCGTCTTTTTCAAAGATAACCTGGTCTTTAAAGCTGTAAAAGCGGCAGTCCATGGTGGCTAATTGCCCGGCTACACTGAGATCTCTGGCAATGGCTGCAGGTTCGTAATCGTGGTTGCAGTAAAGTGCCGTGGCTTTGAATTCTTTAACCAGGCGTGGGATTTCATCACTGGCCACGCCATGGCGAATGACTAAATCTGACCCTTGCTCCATTAAGCTCTTTTTTAATTGCTGCAGGCTGTGCCAGATAAATGCCACGCGCCGGTCATCTTTTGATAATCCATCTAAAATGGCAGTATCAAAGATAAAAACGGCAATCACACTTTTGGATGCTTTCAGTGCGTGGTGCAGGGCGGCGTGATCAAATAAGCGCAGATCGCGGCGAAACCAAACAAGTGATGTCATGGACTAAGGCGGTGAAGTGGGATGCGGTATTGTGCCATTGGTCCGGGGGGCGTTGTTGCATGATTTGTCACCAAGCTGATGCGCCCATTTTTAGCGCCTTGTGCGATAATTACAGGCATGGATAACGCAATGAACTTTTCTCGTCATTTTTTGATTGCAATGCCTAGCCTCGTTGATCCCATTTTCTCCCGGGCCCTGACCTTTGTGTGCGAGCACAACGAGCGGGGCGCCATGGGGGTGATTGTGAATCGGCCGCTGGGCATGACGCTGTCGTCGCTGTTTGAGCAGATTGATATCGAGCTGCATCGCCCTGATATGGCCGCGCTGTCGGTGCATTTTGGCGGGCCGGTACAAACTGATCGCGGCTTTGTGCTGCATACGCCTCTTGGCAGCTGGCAATCCAGCCTAGCTGTTTCAGATGAAATGGGCCTGTCTACTTCCAGAGATGTCTTGCAGGCGCTGGGGGACGGCGAGGGGCCGGATCAGGTGTTTCTAACTTTGGGCTATGCGGGCTGGGATGCTGGCCAGTTAGAAAACGAGATCGCTCAGAATTCCTGGCTTACGGTAGAAGCTGATCCCAAAATTATTTTTGATTTACCGCCCGAAGCGCGTTATGCCGCAGCCTTGGGTTTGCTGGGTATTGATATTGCCATGTTGTCTAAAGAAGCAGGCCACGCTTAGCAGTGGCTTTGTCTGGGCATACCACATTTTGAAATAGCCTGAAGCATCCGGGCTGTCATCTGGAAAATAATGAGTACTCTCCTGGCTTTTGATTTTGGTGAAGTGCGGATAGGCGTAGCAGTTGGCTCATCCGAGCTGGGCATTGCCCACCCGGTAGAAACCATCACCGCGGAAGAAAACGAGCGCCGTTTTGCGCGGGTTGAGCAGCTGATTCGTGAATGGCAGCCTGCAAGTTTAATCGTTGGCCTGCCCAGCCATTTAGATGGCACGCCACATGAGATGACGCGCCTTTCGCGCAAATTTGCCAATCGCCTGCACGGGCGTTTTGGCCTGCCGGTGTTTCTGGTGGACGAGCGCTTATCCAGCGCCGCTGCCTGTAGTGCATTAAACGAAGCGGGTGTTCGTGGCCGCCGCCAAAAGCCAGCATTAGATCAAGTGGCTGCCATGCAGATTTTACAAACTTATCTGGATTCACCGGCTACGGGCGAGGCGCTCAGCCATCGCTCCCCGGAGGCTTCAGCTGATCGTTCCGACGAGGATGCCGATGTATAACCCGCAGTTAAATGCCCAAGGTGAACTGATCCACCTATTGACTACCGAAGGTTTGCCTAAGCGCATCCTGACGCAAATCCTCGATCAGGCTGCCGAATATGTAGAGAACGGTGAATTACTGAATAAAAAATGGCAGGATCTGGCCGGTACTTCTGTTTTTAATCTGTTTTTTGAAAACTCCACCCGCACCCGCACGACCTTTGAGCTGGCCGCAAAACGCCTGAGTGGGGACGTGTCCAGCCTTAATATTCAAGCCTCTAGCACCGCCAAGGGTGAAACGCTGCTTGATACCATCCACAATCTGGAAGCAATGGGTGCTAACTTATTTGTGGTGCGCCACTCAGAATCGGGCGCGGCGCATTTGATTGCTAGGCATGTAAAGAAGGGCATTGCCGTGGTGAATGCGGGGGACGGACGCCATGCCCATCCTACGCAAGCCATGCTGGATATGTTTACCATTCGCCACTTTAAGGGCGACTTTACCAAGCTGCGCGTAGCGATTGTTGGTGATGTTTTGCATTCGCGTGTGGCGCGCTCGCAAATCCATGCGCTGAGCACTTTAGGCTGCCCGGAAATCCGTGTGATTGCACCTAAAACATTGCTGCCGACCGGCATTGAGCAACTGGGTGTGCACGTCTACCACGATATGGCCGAAGGCCTGAAAGACGTAGATGTGGTCGCCATGCTGCGTCTGCAAAATGAGCGTATGGCGGGGGCTTTTCTGCCCTCGACTCAGGAATTCTTTAAGTATTACGGCCTTACACCGGAAAAACTGGCGCTGGCTAAGCCGGATGCCATTGTTATGCATCCCGGCCCGATGAATCGTGGGGTAGAGATCGATTCTGCCGTGGCCGATGGCCCGCAAGCGGTCATCTTGCCGCAAGTTACCTTCGGTATTGCGGTACGTATGGCGGTATTGGCGATTGTTGCCCGTAATCAAAAAGCGAGCCAAGCATGAAAAATATAGCAATTCTTGGTGGCCGTCTGATTGATCCACTCAATAACACCGACCAGCATGCCGATCTCTATTTAGCCGGGGGTAAAATTGTGGGCGTGGGCTCGGCCCCCGCTGGTTTTGTGATTGATGAAACCATCAACGCCAGTGGCTTATTGGTCAGCCCCGGTCTGGTTGATCTAGCCGCACGTTTGCGTGAGCCTGGCTTTGAATATAAAGCCACACTGGCATCTGAAATGGCCGCTGCGGTGGCTGGTGGGGTGACCAGCATTATGTGTCCACCAGATACTGATCCGCCGCTCGATGAACCCAGCTTGGTGACTATGTTGCGCCAGCGGGCAAAAAACCTTGATCTGGCCCGCCTTTACCCTGTTGGCGCTTTAAGCCGCCAGCTGAAAGGGAAAGAGCTGACCGAAATGGCTGAGCTGCGTGATGCAGGCTGTGTGGCGTTTTCTCAGGGCGATCAGGCCGTTGGCGATTTACAGATTTTGTATCGTGCTATGCAATATGCGGCCACCTTTGATGTGGCTTTGCGCTTGCTACCGCAGGAAGCGGATTTAAACTCGGGCGTGGCGCATGACGGTGATTATGCAACGCGTATGGGTTTGGTGGGGATTCCGGTATTAGCTGAAACCGTGGCGATTTCTAATATCCTGCTGCTAATGAAAGAAACCGGTGCACGCGTGCATTTATGCCGTCTTTCATCCATGGCGGGCTTAGATTTGGTGCGTACGGCTAAAAAACAAGGCCTGCCGGTGACTTGCGATGTGAGTATTAATCATATTCATCTTGCCGATGTGGATATTGGCTTTTTTGACAGCAATTTCCGTTTTGACCCGCCATTACGATCGGTTCGTGACCGGGATGCCATTGTGGCCGCGCTGGCGGATGGTACGATTGACGCCATATGCTCCGATCACAGCCCTGTGGATGATGACGGTAAATTACTGCCGTTTGCTGAAGCTGAATCAGGTGCAACAGGGCTTGAGCTGCTCCTGCCGCTGACCCTTGCATGGGCAGAGCGCCAGCATGTTTCATTGCCGCAAGCGCTGGCTAAAATCACCGCTGTGCCTGCTAAAATGCTGGGTTTTGCTGCGGGTTTAGAAGTGGGCCATCGTGCAGACCTGGTGATTTTTGATCCGGAAGCTCATTGGCAAGTGACGCCTGCTGCGCTGAAAAGCCAGGGTAAAAACACGCCGTTTGTGGGGCTGGAAATGAAAGGCCGAGTAGTGCATACGCTGGTGAAAGGGAAACGTGTGTATCAGTTAGCCGACTAAGGGATATCAACAAGCCCGTGTTGCTTGGTTTATCCGGGCGCACGGGCTATACTTTTGCCTTATTAAAACGATCGTTTTAGCCTTTTTTGGAGAACACAATGTCTGATCTCGCTTCCCTGTTTCAAACCGCGCAAGATGATGTGGTTAAATTAAACGATGCGCCTGATGTGGCAACGAAGC
This portion of the Iodobacter fluviatilis genome encodes:
- the ruvX gene encoding Holliday junction resolvase RuvX, whose amino-acid sequence is MSTLLAFDFGEVRIGVAVGSSELGIAHPVETITAEENERRFARVEQLIREWQPASLIVGLPSHLDGTPHEMTRLSRKFANRLHGRFGLPVFLVDERLSSAAACSALNEAGVRGRRQKPALDQVAAMQILQTYLDSPATGEALSHRSPEASADRSDEDADV
- a CDS encoding dihydroorotase; amino-acid sequence: MKNIAILGGRLIDPLNNTDQHADLYLAGGKIVGVGSAPAGFVIDETINASGLLVSPGLVDLAARLREPGFEYKATLASEMAAAVAGGVTSIMCPPDTDPPLDEPSLVTMLRQRAKNLDLARLYPVGALSRQLKGKELTEMAELRDAGCVAFSQGDQAVGDLQILYRAMQYAATFDVALRLLPQEADLNSGVAHDGDYATRMGLVGIPVLAETVAISNILLLMKETGARVHLCRLSSMAGLDLVRTAKKQGLPVTCDVSINHIHLADVDIGFFDSNFRFDPPLRSVRDRDAIVAALADGTIDAICSDHSPVDDDGKLLPFAEAESGATGLELLLPLTLAWAERQHVSLPQALAKITAVPAKMLGFAAGLEVGHRADLVIFDPEAHWQVTPAALKSQGKNTPFVGLEMKGRVVHTLVKGKRVYQLAD
- a CDS encoding YqgE/AlgH family protein — protein: MNFSRHFLIAMPSLVDPIFSRALTFVCEHNERGAMGVIVNRPLGMTLSSLFEQIDIELHRPDMAALSVHFGGPVQTDRGFVLHTPLGSWQSSLAVSDEMGLSTSRDVLQALGDGEGPDQVFLTLGYAGWDAGQLENEIAQNSWLTVEADPKIIFDLPPEARYAAALGLLGIDIAMLSKEAGHA
- a CDS encoding aspartate carbamoyltransferase catalytic subunit; this translates as MYNPQLNAQGELIHLLTTEGLPKRILTQILDQAAEYVENGELLNKKWQDLAGTSVFNLFFENSTRTRTTFELAAKRLSGDVSSLNIQASSTAKGETLLDTIHNLEAMGANLFVVRHSESGAAHLIARHVKKGIAVVNAGDGRHAHPTQAMLDMFTIRHFKGDFTKLRVAIVGDVLHSRVARSQIHALSTLGCPEIRVIAPKTLLPTGIEQLGVHVYHDMAEGLKDVDVVAMLRLQNERMAGAFLPSTQEFFKYYGLTPEKLALAKPDAIVMHPGPMNRGVEIDSAVADGPQAVILPQVTFGIAVRMAVLAIVARNQKASQA